In Zingiber officinale cultivar Zhangliang chromosome 3B, Zo_v1.1, whole genome shotgun sequence, a single window of DNA contains:
- the LOC121967791 gene encoding protein FATTY ACID EXPORT 3, chloroplastic-like — MAASLHGSVLLRNTNPNLYGIRVVAAAASPSSAISFPLAPAPRGLVPACALLTRKGLGSLPVPAKWKPKGFVALATSHEESRNSDIEVEKDNNDADVNDGGSKEAWKESLERFKVEALKVKAVSEEAYEVYSKKAIEMLMDTSEKLKIQADKAQKDLSVIAQEISNEGQEYLSEAAKNYPDSVREILEVYASVEESSNISSVRDFYLGIPYGCFLAVGGFLHFMLTGSIPAIRFGIILGTANLALSVSSLRAWKNGKETPLLLVGQTAISAIIFFRQWLLCSQRGLFPNLLMLLISGAMLGFYVYRIAIDHYNKGGNVEQSSEN; from the exons ATGGCTGCCTCTCTCCATGGATCCGTTCTCCTTCGGAACACTAACCCTAATCTCTATGGCATCCGAGTCGTTGCCGCCGCCGCCTCGCCTTCTTCCGCGATATCCTTTCCTTTGGCTCCCGCCCCTCGCGGGTTGGTTCCGGCCTGCGCCCTGCTGACCAGAAAAGGTCTGGGATCTCTTCCGGTTCCGGCAAAATGGAAGCCAAAAGGCTTTGTTGCTTTAGCGACTTCTCATGAGGAATCG AGAAATTCAGATATTGAAGTGGAGAAGGATAATAATGATGCAGATGTAAACGATGGAGGATCAAAAGAAGCATGGAAGGAGTCACTTGAACGCTTCAAGGTTGAAGCCTTAAAGGTTAAAGCTGTATCAGAAGAAGCATATGAGGTTTACTCAAAGAAAGCTATAGAAATGTTGATGGACACATCTGAGAAGCTCAAAATTCAAGCTGATAAAGCACAAAAAGATCTAAGTGTAATAGCTCAAGAAATCTCGAATGAAGGACAGGAGTATCTATCTGAAGCAGCAAAGAATTATCCTGATTCAGTTAGGGAAATATTGGAAGTTTATGCTTCAGTTGAGGAATCGAGCAATATTTCCTCTGTCAGAGATTTCTATCTTGGAATTCCTTATG GTTGCTTTCTTGCTGTTGGTGGCTTTCTACAtttcatgcttactggaagcattccTGCCATCCGATTTGGCATCATTCTTGGCACTGCAAACTTGGCTCTAAGTGTGTCAAGCTTGAGGGCATGGAAGAATGGAAAAGAAACCCCCCTTCTTTTGGTTGGGCAAACTG CAATTTCAGCTATTATTTTCTTCAGGCAGTGGTTGTTGTGTTCTCAG AGGGGATTGTTTCCGAACCTCTTGATGCTTCTTATCAG TGGTGCGATGCTGGGTTTCTATGTCTATAGAATTGCAATTGACCATTACAACAAGGGTGGAAATGTGGAGCAGAGCTCAGAGAATTAG
- the LOC121967793 gene encoding RING-H2 finger protein ATL74-like, with translation MRVLRGRHLGGFSEAPPGANRTGPPYVAAGGSNANFDTNMVIILAALLCALIFALGLNSIVRCALRCGRRLAFETPEEASTRLAATGLKRQALRRIPVAVYGEGADIPPATECPICLGEFADGEKVRVLPKCHHGFHVRCIDKWLASHSSCPTCRRSLLEQGAGEGAEAVGQDVWRRGGDAGEYGQLALP, from the coding sequence ATGAGGGTACTAAGGGGCAGGCACCTGGGAGGCTTCTCGGAGGCGCCGCCGGGGGCCAACAGGACAGGGCCGCCGTACGTCGCCGCCGGGGGTAGCAACGCCAACTTCGACACCAACATGGTCATCATCCTGGCGGCGCTGCTGTGCGCGCTTATATTCGCGCTGGGGCTCAACTCGATCGTGCGGTGCGCGCTCCGGTGCGGGCGGCGGCTGGCGTTCGAGACCCCCGAGGAGGCGTCCACGCGGCTGGCGGCGACGGGGCTCAAGCGGCAGGCGCTCCGCCGGATCCCGGTGGCTGTGTACGGCGAGGGAGCGGACATCCCGCCGGCGACCGAGTGCCCCATATGCCTCGGCGAGTTCGCGGACGGGGAGAAGGTCCGGGTGCTCCCCAAGTGCCACCACGGGTTCCACGTCCGGTGCATCGACAAGTGGCTCGCGTCGCACTCCTCGTGCCCCACGTGCCGGCGCTCGCTGCTGGAACAAGGCGCCGGGGAAGGGGCGGAGGCGGTAGGCCAGGATGTGTGGCGGAGAGGCGGAGACGCCGGCGAGTACGGCCAGCTTGCGCTTCCCTAG
- the LOC121967794 gene encoding U-box domain-containing protein 16-like, producing MLTTHAAMATSTSSSSFPPPDPSSDADLLRLLLLFSHDLSAYAHQQQHASASSPSHLRVNPNFSSVPRNARQLALLFEELLREYDDGRLLPRSASLCFREILLVFHRLKILLHDRSARSRVAFLFRAERHADEIHGQVVDLVTFLEILPLGELRISEDVRDLVRLLRRQIRRSSPAVDPPSLALRRDVLELIASVEGGAVPDRSGMQGIFRRLGLGDSRSCRMEIERMECDVADGAVDERWAVVMVALASILRYGSCVLFGASTPRSGSSSRDSKSPFSATEDLVVPDDFRCSISLELMRDPVVVATGQTYDRDSIARWISSGHATCPNSRQVLTHLELVPNLALKNLIARWCRDNNIPFDGSDTTSNNSTNNKMTVSADNGSAHAETNKAALEAARLTASFLVDELAAASSTDAAHRIVHELRLLAKHGSDNRAFVAEAGAIPLLLPLIESADAGLQVNAVTALLNLSILEANKRRIMHTDGAVDGIVHVLADGVSWQAKENAAATLLSLSTIHSYRRRLARHHRVVESLVQMARDGPTSSKKESMAAVLSLAGDRENTARLIEGGVVAVALEVAAEPEVAEEATAVLAAIARRGGVEAVAEANGAVPRLVGVLRRGSDWAKESAAAALVAVCRWSGATVVAELAAMPGIEWVIWELMGAGTERARRKAASLGRICRRWVAAVEAERMSRYSAINVTPPTTVA from the coding sequence ATGCTCACGACTCACGCCGCCATGGCCACcagcacctcctcctcctccttccctcCCCCGGATCCCTCCTCAGACGCCGACCTtctccgcctcctcctcctcttctcacATGACCTCTCCGCCTACGCCCACCAACAGCAACACGCGTCGGCTTCTTCTCCGTCACACCTCCGCGTCAATCCCAACTTTTCCTCCGTACCCCGCAACGCCAGGCAGCTCGCCCTCCTCTTCGAGGAGCTCCTCCGTGAGTACGACGACGGCCGCCTGTTGCCCCGCTCCGCCTCCCTGTGCTTCCGCGAGATCCTTCTCGTCTTCCACCGCCTCAAGATTCTCCTGCACGACCGATCCGCCCGCAGCCGCGTTGCCTTCCTCTTCCGCGCCGAGCGACACGCCGATGAGATCCACGGGCAGGTCGTCGATCTGGTCACCTTCCTCGAGATCCTCCCGCTGGGTGAGCTTAGAATCTCCGAGGATGTTAGGGATCTCGTCCGCCTCCTCCGCCGGCAGATCCGCAGATCGTCGCCCGCCGTCGATCCGCCGTCTCTCGCCCTCCGCAGAGACGTCCTCGAGCTCATCGCCAGTGTTGAAGGCGGCGCCGTGCCCGATCGGAGCGGGATGCAGGGGATATTCCGCCGGCTAGGTCTTGGGGACTCCCGGAGCTGTCGAATGGAGATCGAACGGATGGAATGCGACGTAGCCGACGGTGCAGTGGATGAGAGGTGGGCGGTAGTCATGGTGGCACTCGCCTCGATCCTTCGGTATGGCAGCTGCGTTCTCTTTGGCGCCTCGACTCCGCGATCGGGTTCCTCTTCCAGAGACAGCAAGTCGCCCTTTTCGGCCACAGAGGACCTCGTGGTGCCGGATGATTTCAGATGCTCTATATCGCTGGAGCTGATGCGCGATCCGGTGGTTGTGGCCACCGGGCAGACATATGATCGGGATTCCATTGCCCGGTGGATCAGCTCCGGCCATGCTACGTGCCCTAATTCTCGTCAGGTACTCACACACCTCGAGCTCGTCCCTAATCTGGCCCTCAAGAACCTTATCGCCCGATGGTGCCGAGACAACAATATTCCCTTCGATGGATCCGACACCACCAGTAACAACAGCACCAACAACAAGATGACTGTTTCGGCTGACAACGGTTCCGCCCACGCCGAGACTAACAAAGCGGCCCTCGAGGCGGCGAGGTTGACGGCGTCGTTCCTCGTGGATGAGCTCGCTGCGGCATCGTCGACAGATGCTGCGCACAGGATCGTCCATGAGCTCCGGCTTCTGGCGAAGCACGGCTCCGACAACCGTGCCTTCGTGGCGGAGGCCGGCGCAATTCCGCTGCTCCTCCCGCTTATCGAATCGGCAGACGCCGGGCTTCAGGTCAACGCCGTGACCGCGTTGCTCAACCTATCGATTTTGGAAGCCAACAAGCGGCGCATCATGCACACGGACGGCGCCGTCGACGGCATCGTCCACGTTCTCGCAGATGGCGTCTCGTGGCAGGCGAAGGAGAACGCCGCCGCCACCTTGCTAAGCCTCTCCACCATACACTCCTACCGGCGGCGCCTCGCGCGACACCACCGCGTGGTCGAGAGCCTAGTGCAGATGGCGCGCGATGGCCCCACCAGCTCGAAGAAAGAATCCATGGCCGCTGTGCTGAGCCTCGCTGGAGACCGGGAAAACACTGCTCGTCTGATCGAGGGCGGCGTAGTTGCAGTAGCCCTCGAAGTCGCCGCTGAACCCGAGGTCGCGGAGGAGGCGACCGCGGTGCTGGCGGCTATCGCGAGGAGGGGTGGGGTGGAGGCGGTAGCCGAGGCGAACGGTGCAGTGCCGCGGCTCGTCGGGGTTCTCCGCCGCGGCTCCGACTGGGCAAAGGAGAGCGCTGCCGCGGCGCTAGTGGCGGTGTGCCGGTGGTCAGGGGCGACCGTCGTCGCTGAACTGGCGGCAATGCCGGGGATCGAGTGGGTAATATGGGAATTGATGGGGGCTGGGACGGAGCGGGCAAGGCGAAAGGCCGCCTCGCTGGGTCGGATATGCCGGCGGTGGGTGGCAGCGGTGGAGGCCGAACGGATGTCAAGATACTCTGCCATCAACGTCACGCCACCTACGACGGTCGCATAG